In Meles meles chromosome 2, mMelMel3.1 paternal haplotype, whole genome shotgun sequence, the sequence ctcacccctcAGACAGTTTTTAGGAACCGGACTTAACCTTTGCCATGTAGGACGCATTCTGATTTCATCTGTTTTCATTCCCCTgcgttaaaaagagggaaaaagttgTTTGTAACTCACTAAACTGATTTCTTGACCTACAGTTTGAAAAGTATTGGTTTAGCAAAAACCAGAGGTTGTAGATGCATGACAAAGTGAAGAGatgattgtttaaaaaataaatcagtcttgTAGTTGGAGGCAGGACGATTTTGTcttgaaaggaagaagaaaagagatctGAAATGCCGAGAAGATGGCGTCTTGAGAGTGGAGACCAGGGACATGCAGAATGGAGAGAGCCTGAGTCAGGAGGGGCTGGGCCAAGGCTGCCTCTTGCCCTTGGCCTTAGGAGAGAAGGCTCAGGATTTGCTGTCGAGAGCCTGTCTTGGAGAAGGTCAGCTATGctagaggaaggagggaggaaactgGACACACAATAGGAAAAAGCTGGGAATTAGATGACCTGgtatttcaaaattcatttttatttagttagttgGAAACGCACTTTGTTGGAGTGGGAAATACAGGAAGGACACGCCTTGTTGAGGGTCACGTAGCTTCGAGCGGCAACTGGGCCTTGAGTACACTGTTtgctaattaactgaatttaagtaaaaaaataaagatcaaaaggaagaacttaaaacttaaaaaaaaagagtctcccATGTGACCAACACTCGGTTGTTCATACAGCCCAGTAGGCCATGTTTCTAACACGAAGCTTTGtagttttcttcttgttttgtaGCTAAGAGAACGGAATTCTGTTGATGATTCCAAGTTTTATTTCTATCCGCCGCCCTTAGTATGGTGATGTCAGATGGGGCCCAAGAGAATCGGTTTCACGTGGTAATTTTCATGAATGAATCCAGACCATACAATATTCAATTTTATCCCAAACTGCCTGGGATGAATCGGAGGAAGACAACCATTCTTAGAGATTCAAAAGAAGACAGTAGTAACGGTGAGTAACAGACTCAGAAACTGTAGTTCTGGACATTAATACCAACAccgtcaaaaaatattttctgatggGAAAGCCTCTTCTCAATATTTGAATTTAAGAGGACTTCCTGTATTTCCCAGCATCACCATCAACAACTGGAGTCTGCATCTcctcctttattcattcaataaatatttaacccCCATTATGTTCACGGCAGGGCATTAGACTTTGGGAAAGTTACATCTAATTGTTTTTAACAGGGAGCAAGTGTTAATCCCCGCTGGGGTACATCTTGGTCACCAGGGAAGTGGAGGGGGCTGAAGGGGGCCTCTCTTAGGCCAGTGTCCTCAACGCCACTGAGCTGGGGAGCCTTTCTGCTCTCTCCTGTCATCCCCAGGAGAGTGGCTCAGGTCTCTCTGTGGCCGGCCGGCGGGGACTATTCTCTGATGGGCTGTGATCTTAATAAAGGCTCATTGACTAAGCGAGTACATCAGGGTTACAATGTCCAAGAGCTGTGAATTTAAGCTACTCTTCATTTAAGGCTCCCGTGCTCCTAGAAGAAGCTGTTTAGGGCAGAAGGTTGGTCAGTTGGAGAGGATAGGGGTTGGGGGTCCCCTTGAGGCCCCCCATACTTATAATTCGGGCAGTTTTGTATGATTTGGACCACGGCCAGATTGTCATTACAACAAACATTGACTTTGGCATTGTGCGCTTACTATGTGTTAGATCTCTTGGGACTTACCAGAGGGTTCTGCAACCAAGTGTTTCTCCAATGTGTCTGTGCGTTGGAATCAGGCGGGAAATCTCTTAATCCCAGGCCACACCCCGGATGAGGGCGGATAGGTTTGCAAATCACTGCCAGGGAGAGGATAATAGAGTTTTAGCAATGCACCCAGAAACTTAAATACCAGTGCACCAGAGCAATAGGGCGGCCTCCCAGCGCAGGTAGGGGATTCCCAACTCAGACACAGCGGTGAGGACCACTGCCTTGAGAGGAGGAGCACCCTGGTGAGCTAGTTAGGGGGTGGGACACCTCACCAAAGCCCGCGAAGACGGCTGGGCTTACAGGTTTgcaagagaggagaggaggctgCTCCTTTTGACTGCGTTCAGGCAGATCTGCGAGTGACCTCGGGTCACTCTTTGGGGATCATTGGTGGAATGGGCCATGATAGCAAGAACATGACTTTCCACTAAGTAGCGGAAGCTTTTTCTTACATCAGATGAACCACTGGTTGTCTGCCCGCATCCTTCTCGTGTGTATGGGGGCTGAGAGCTGAGAGGGGAGGGAAGTCCCTCGGGGTGGAAATGCTCTGCTTTACTTCCTGACTCTGCCGCTTGAGTTCGCACCCTGCCCTCTTCACGGTCACGGCCAAGATCCCCGCACGTGCGTACCCACATGCAAATGAGCCATTTTATGTGCGCCATCCCGTACCCCGGGGTCTTGTGGAGCCGTGAGCTATTGCCGTGCTCAGGGTGGGCGAAGATACTTGACCTTGGCCTCTCCTGGCTGCCGCCGCGAACGGTTTAGCGGCTACTCACCAACCTGTCGGACCGCAGTGGCCCTCGTTTGGTATTCTCAGTACTTCCTGTTTCCGGTCAGTTTTTAAGAAACCGAGTCTGTTATTcacgtttttgttgttgtttttgttttttcccaaagaGGGGCGAGTGGAATGCTTCAGCCGCATCAGTCAGCTCCTCGGGAGCCGCGATGTTaagttcttctttccttctctctcaaaccCGCAGTGTGCCATGCCGAGCTGAACGCCATCATGAACAAGAACTCGGCCGACGTGAAGGGCTGCACGATGTATGTCGCCTTGTTCCCGTGTAATGAGTGTGCCAAGCTCATCATCCAGGCAGGTAGGAGTGGGCCCCCTCCCGTTTGTCACATCGGCACCGCCGCCTTCTCGGCACCGCAGACGGGCTTGATCTGAAATCGCTTTGTTTAGATCCAAATTAATTGCACTAGCAACTTTGCAAGGTATTTCCCGTGTTCTGTTTTTGACTGGTGCCAGGTCGTCTAAGACTAATTGTCCTCTGTGATTCTTAGCATGTTTTTAATTTAGTTTGCAACTTCTTAAACTGCCGGCTCCCGAGAAACAACACAGGCCGTGCATATAATTACTGCCAATTCACCGTTCTCCGGCACGTCGTGCATAGgttagggggagggagagaaatgaaCTCTGTCAGAAGCAAGGTCAGCTGGGAGCCtgtatgaaattttaatttttattaatatatggtAGAGGTTTTAGGACCCAAACATATCTTTGCATATAAATGTCATCAGACTCGAATGGTACTACTGTAAGTTTTCCTTACATTACAGCTACCGTAAATCGACGCCGTTGTACTCTGAATATTTCACCTTTTTCATGCTGTCACATCGGAGATTCGGCTACACTTTGTCGCCATAAAACTCTCAGCTTGAGATTTAAAGACTTATCATGTTAGCCAGATGCGTGGTTTAAAGGGGCTGTTTATGAGGAGCCCGTGGGTCTCTGAGGGGAAGAGGTCCGGCAGCAGCCGAATCAGGGGCCGGCCCCTGGTGAAGAACTTCCTGGGCTCCTTCCTTGGTGGTGCACGACCCTCTGGGAGTTTTCCTCCCCTGGCTGGTACCCAGCTTCCCCGTAGTCCCTTCGGAGGCTGGTGGAGGACAGGGCGGTGTgtcccccctgcctcccccagactCTCGTCCCTCCAGTTAGCACTGCCCTGGGGGACAGGAAAAGAAAGCAGATCTGCTGTCGATGGAGCTGTCTGGAATGGTTCTTAGATCCATTTTCGGAAGCATGGAGGGCATTTACCTGAGATTTGTGCCAACACGctccactcccctgccccccagcatcAGCCTCTTGTGTTACGAGTAGTCGCCTTGTGAATAAAGAAATCTGATTGCCCACTGTAAAGAAAATTTGTTAATCGGATCAAGGCTTGACTACTTGACATGTTTTCACTTGcatttgtttcaaaaaaaaaatccataaagacCGGAGGGCAGATTAAAAATAATCTGTCGTCTGCTGCATCGGAAGGCGGCAGATACGGGTTGCGGTAAGTGGCCGTTGTGGGCGAGCAGGCTCAGGAGGGGTAATTCATCACGGACACTTCGGGCTCCGTCTGCCCCTGCGTGTCTGTCGCAGTAGCTCTGTGTGTCTGTACTAACGGGGCTTCTTCTGCTGTGGCCTTTGAAGGTATAAAAGAAGTTATTTTCATATCTGACAAATACCATGACAGCGATGAGATGACCGCCGCGAGGCGCCTGTTTGATATGGCTGGGGTGGCCTTCAGGTAAGTGGGAAGAGCTCGGGGAAAGGGTGGGCGGAGGCCGGATGAAGAAATGCATTTGACCTTGTCTGACATTTAGTTTCTCCTCGAGATGCCTGACTTCTACACCTGGAAGCATCTTCTTAGGTGCAGTGGGCTGTGGATCTCGAGGTGGTGTGGGGAGTGGGTTTTCGAGAGCAGTGACAGGCGCATCAGAAGATAATCTGACGGATGATACTGCGCTTAAATATTAGGAGCTTTCTGGGGCTTGGGCTAAATTACTCTAGTAGCGAGAAATTGTGAAATTCATAAGTTTCGTAATATTAGCATTAAACCTTGGTAAATTTTGTAAATGTAACAACTCTGACATTGGAAATTTAGGATGAAAGGAACCTGCTAGGTTGAAACACCAGGAATTCTTCTGACAGCAACATTTTAAATTGACGTCGGAAGTCATTTCGACTTTTACAGTTATCTTTGCTAGGCAAAGATTGGGAGCTATGTTCTCCCGGCACGTACTTTCAACCGTCTTCGATTCATGGTGGAAACTTCTTTGGGACTGAAAGCTTTCAAAGCATTTCCTTTACAGTATCTGAGCTCATCACTGGGGATAGGGTTTATACATAATGAATCTCCTGAACTGTTGTGCCTTCGGAGACTTTAAATCCAGATTATTTACATCATAATAACAATTAGGTATTAACTGTTGACTGTTTTTTTACAAGAATGCAAATAGtccccaaatatttttctttgagctGTTTTAGAGGCTACCTGAGTAAATTTTTACATCTGCCTTTTTTGAACGTGACTTTAAAAATTCCTCATCACTAAAGCTaattttttcgtttgtttgtttgttttgctgtttgtacaagaggcaaaagaaaatttacctttttttgcTTTCGAGCGATTCCAAGTTGGCTGCAGAAATTTCCTAGGAAGGAAGATAAATCTGTTGGGAAAGCTAGTAATCGGGTGTCATGTTGTGCGCTAACTTGTTAGAAATCCTTTGACTCCCTGATAATTCATGAAGTCAGCTAGCTGGAGAACATACAGACCCAGCCACcgcgtgctttttttttttttttttttgtcttagtcTTTTCGGGTTTGTGTTCCTCTCGGTATGGTGCACCATAATTGCCTCCTATAGAGATAAGATATCAAGCGAATCCCGggaaatttttttcctccccacagTTAAGCCAAAGTAAACAAATTGCTTTAACTACTCGCTGGATAATATCttgatatattttgtttcttgtgtttagGAAGTTCACACCAAAGTGCAGCAAGATTGTCATTGACTTTGATTCAATTAACAGCAAACCGAGCCAGAAGCTTCAGTGAGTTACATCTCATTAAATCTCCAAAAGGTTGGGATTATCCTCTTCTAAGAAGCTGCTAATACCTTTCATCTTGAAGTTACACATAACTTTTTAATAGCCAGTACAGCAAAAGTAGACATCTGAAGGATGTAAAGCCTCGAATCTTCCCGACTGCCTCTCTGGTCACACGGATTCTGCATCTGTTTGGATTGTTGGTTTAGGGCTTAAAACCAAGGAGCGTGTAGACGCCTTGTCGCGCAGGGCTGGCCTGGGTCCCTCCTGCTTTGTTTCCTGGTTTGCTGGGTTGCTGGTGGCTTTGGACAGCCGCTCCTTGCTGCTATAGGTGCCGGGACGACAAATCAATAATTGTTGTGTTCCTGGTAGGATGAATGGACTCACTGGTTTGAACGTCTGGCCCAGATGAAGCATAACTAACGTGTAGTGCCcttgagtgggggggagggggagtaggATCCTTTCCACCATGCCATGCGGACGTATTGGCTTCAGGGCATTGAGAGAAACCACCAGCCTCCCACCCAAGCTCTTCTGGGAAGCCATGAGCACAGCTGAGCCCGGGCCACCTTCTCTGCCTCTGCAGTCCTGCTGCCCACGGGGGCGTGGCACGTTCTTCTTCTGGGAGCGGGGACCCGTGTTGGTTTGCACCGCACACGGAGCTTTTGCATTACTTTAGCTGAATAATGGGTTGTTCCTGGAGCAACAGAGACAGCCTGTCTCCCCTTGTCGACCCCCGAGACCACGGCTGGGGCATCAGGGTCACGTGGCTGGAAGTGGCACGTGCACCTGCTGCTTCTACCCTGCGGAGGCATCGATGCTCCTTCACGTGCCACGGTTCACGTCCAAGGCTGCTCGGCAGCCAGGGAGTCAAGGAGCTCCTGTCCTGTGAGTGAGACTTGAGGGAATTCAGACTTGAGGTTGAGTCCAGATCTGTGGGTAACGGGAGCTCCTGATGCTGCCGATACAGTGTCTTCACCTCTCCCGTGAGCCTCGTCTTTAATCTCCGATCATCTCCATTAAACGTGCTCAGTAGCTTTGTTGAGAAAATGGGTTCTTTATCCTAAAGATGATTACCGTTCTAAAGGGCTCTTCTGGTTTCATGAATTGTTATTTTGTCTCTGAGGTTTTGTGCTCTGTATTCTAGGGCGGTCTGTAATGTGGCTCCTCGCCGATAttattaaaatcttattaaaatctACCGCACGGAAGTATGTTCGTTTTTATATTTTCACTACAGGCTTAACTCTCCGTTTCTGTCACTTCTGTATTGTCCGTGGAACACATCACATGTTTTCATGCTCAGAGGACAGTTTGAGGGACAGGGGGTGGGTGCTTCTGCGGGGTTGATGGGTGACACGTCTCTAGGGACCAGGTTGAAGTCTCAGGTGTGGGCCATCTAATGGGACATCTCATCCCCGAGATGGGCCCCAGGCTTCCCCCTCCCATGACACTTCTGTCTTCTTATTCTCTTTCtaaatctctcttttctttctctctcttctctcccctccaacCACTTGGCTCCCTGCTCTAAAATGCATAAGGCAGAAGGtatgtagaagaaagaaatcGGTAAAGatacttaaagaaagaaaatatattaggTTTTTATGTAGCTGCCCATTACGAGTCATGAGCCCTGTTAGCAAGGAGTGTGTAATTTTTATGTCACTTTCGTAAATACGTCTAAGGGCTAATTAGCCAGTAGTGCAGCTAATTTATTTCATGTTGGTACTATCTTACCTTGTGTCCCATTGGTTACATGGAATTTTAGCGGGGGAAAAAAcggttatttttttccctgttgggaGGAGCTGAACAAGGAAATATCTTCGCCAAGAAGGAAGTATGTCCACTCACATTTGGCGGTTGGGTTGTTTATGGGGGGATGATCCTCTCAGTGTGGGTATATAAggcttccacacacacacacgcgtgcacacacacacacacacacacacacacacacacacacacggtggcTGGACTTGATTTCCTGAGGACGGGAGAGTAAGTAATTATGTCTTAGTTTCTGGTATCACTGCAGGAGTGGTGGGATCTTCCTATCCAGAGAATTCTGCAGATGCCACTGTTCCAGTTAATAGAGGTTTGCTTTGAACTATTGCCTTTGGGAGAAGCATTCCAGAAGGAAGGAGTTTAGAGCAGTCTTCTGCCTTGCAGGCATTACTAGATAATTGGGCAAAGGGAGACTCTATCTGAGAGCCGTGTTGCAACCTGTCACGGCTAATAAATGACAATAAGGAAACCATCTTTCACTGAACTGTTGGCACGAGAACGACATTTAAAAGGCAAAATTTGTGAGTGAAATGATGGGAGCTCCATTTCCCTGACACATTTCacgcttttcttcttcttcttcttctttttttttttttttacaagtctGTCCTTAAAGATTTCAGAAGCCCAACAAGACCCACATATAAGCCATCTTTTCCTAAATGACAAATGAGGTAAATAAAGGGACAAGCGAATTGTAGAAGAATTGAGAGGAGCTTGAATAAAAATGTAGGCGTGGATGACCAGTGATCTAAACTTCCCGTGGGCCGGGCATAATTTCTGATCTTCCGACATCCATATCCACCCAAGGATTAAAAATATCTAGGTCGAAGAATGGATTGTTGCAGAAGGATGCAAGGATGCAGGGGAAGTAGTTTTATTGGTGACATTGATAAGAAGTTTCAATATTCGTAGTtcagttgtttctgtttttaaagtaagGTCACTTAAAAAATGGTGGTTTCAGCAAGTTATGGGCTGGGAGGCCTTGCCTAATACTCAGTGGGAAGACCAGAGCTCCAGGGGCCAGTGCCCCCTGATGAGCAGAATTACAGATCACATTGGCGGAGGCGGGCACAATATCCCTGGGCCCAGGACTTTTTGGATCCAGGATCACATTTACAGAAAAAGCTTGTCATATTTAGACCAATAGATGGGTGCCCATGAATTCTGAAAAGACCTAGAGCTAGCCCAATTTTTCCTTCATAACTGTTGGAAGGGTCTAAAGCCATTTCACCGTTAGAATATGTGCATCTTCATTCAAGTAGTTGTTGAATGTCTGCTGGGCCTGAGTTGGATTTTCTGGAGGTTTCCTAGTTTTCAGTTCGAGATGACCTCCATGGCTAGGTAACAATTGTTTGTTTGATGAAGCTCAACTTGGCtacctttttttggggggggagggctgGTAATCAGATTCACCATTAGTTTCTGACTTAAGCAAAATGTCACCTCTAGAAGAAAACAGTATTTGGGCTCGTTTGTATTTTGAGTGATAAAGTAGTTCTACACCCTGACCCACTGAAGACTATTTTGATTAGAAGTTAAGAGTGGATATAAGGAGTAAATCCTTAAGCGGTGATGGAAGAAAATCTATTTCCTAAACAAGTTTTCTTATCCACATGTCCTTAATTACCACCGACCCTGTTACCAGCACAGGAACTTCCCCCATCGAAATATTTCTCATAATAGGTCTtagcatggacattttctttcttttttaattttttaaaaaagattttatttatttatttgacagacagagagcacaagtaggcagagaggcagggggaagggggagggaagcaggctccccgccgagcagagagccggatgcggggctccatcctaggaccctgagatcatgacctgagccgaaggcagaggcttaacccactgagccacccaggtgccccggcattGACATTTTCAACACTTTGCCACAATATACATAATCTGAAGAACACagatataatttgatttttttcaggtaATGACGAGAAACGCAAAAGCTGACTTGACATACATCCACGTAAAACGTTTTCCTCTCACATGGAACTCAACGTATTGGTGAATCCAAAAGAACCGCTATACTCATTTTATGCAACGTGCTGTATTAGTATTTCCAAAGTTTGTTCCAACCCATTTCTTCTTTCGTGCTCTAAGACATCTTCATTATGTTGTTTGATGAGATGGAGCCACAAGAAGACAGACGTGCCCAAGGTCGGTTCGACGGCCAACCAGGCGGGTTTGTCATGTGGCTCTCAGACACGGGCCTTCGCCCACACTGAGGAGCCACTCAGGGGTCTGGTCTGGCCAGGCCAGCAGCCCGACCAGGTGAAACAATGCA encodes:
- the DCTD gene encoding deoxycytidylate deaminase — translated: MSEVPCKKRDDYLEWPEYFMAVAFLSAQRSKDPNSQVGACIVNAENKIVGIGYNGMPNGCSDDLLPWRRTAESRLDTKYPYVCHAELNAIMNKNSADVKGCTMYVALFPCNECAKLIIQAGIKEVIFISDKYHDSDEMTAARRLFDMAGVAFRKFTPKCSKIVIDFDSINSKPSQKLQ